From a single Raphanus sativus cultivar WK10039 unplaced genomic scaffold, ASM80110v3 Scaffold1060, whole genome shotgun sequence genomic region:
- the LOC130503612 gene encoding mitogen-activated protein kinase kinase 5-like has translation MRRNKRPDLSVTLPNRNVALAVPLPLPPLPNSTNISPAKSLSELERVNRIGSGNGGTVYKVIHRPTSRLFALKVIYGNHDENVRRQISREIEILRSVDHPNVMKCHDMFDLSGEVHLLLEFMDKGSLEGAHVCQEPELADLTRQILSGLAYLHGRKIVHRDIKPSNLLINSAKNVKIADFGVSRILAQTMDPCNSSVGTVAYMSPERIDTDQNEGRYDGCAGDIWSLGVSILEFYLGRFPFAVSRDSDLASLLCAIAMSQPPEAPATASEEFRHFISCCLQKDPPKRWSAQQLLQHPFILKSTVRPLPSSSSAPAS, from the coding sequence ATGAGACGAAACAAACGTCCCGACCTCAGCGTAACACTTCCTAACCGCAACGTGGCTCTCGCTGTCCCTCTTCCTCTACCTCCTCTTCCGAACTCCACCAACATCTCCCCCGCCAAAAGCTTATCCGAGCTAGAGCGCGTGAACCGTATCGGAAGCGGCAACGGAGGAACGGTCTACAAAGTGATCCACCGTCCAACTTCACGCCTCTTCGCTCTCAAGGTGATCTACGGGAACCACGACGAGAATGTGAGGCGTCAGATCAGTAGAGAGATCGAGATCCTGCGAAGTGTTGACCACCCAAACGTCATGAAATGTCACGACATGTTTGATCTCAGCGGCGAGGTCCATCTCTTGCTTGAGTTCATGGACAAAGGCTCTCTCGAAGGTGCACACGTATGTCAAGAACCTGAACTCGCTGATCTCACACGGCAGATTCTCAGCGGCTTGGCCTACCTTCACGGCCGTAAAATCGTCCACCGTGACATCAAACCGTCGAATCTTCTCATAAACTCAGCCAAGAACGTCAAGATTGCTGATTTTGGAGTGAGTCGGATCTTGGCGCAGACCATGGATCCTTGCAACTCTTCTGTCGGAACCGTCGCTTACATGAGCCCCGAGAGGATCGACACAGATCAGAATGAGGGGCGTTACGACGGTTGCGCCGGAGATATATGGAGTCTTGGTGTTAGCATCTTGGAGTTCTACTTGGGGAGGTTCCCTTTTGCTGTGAGTAGAGACAGTGACTTGGCGAGTCTACTGTGCGCCATTGCTATGTCTCAGCCGCCGGAGGCTCCGGCGACGGCGTCTGAGGAGTTTCGTCACTTCATCTCTTGTTGCTTACAAAAAGATCCTCCTAAGAGATGGTCTGCGCAACAGCTTTT
- the LOC130503613 gene encoding ATP synthase subunit epsilon, mitochondrial-like, whose product MASTAAVPFWRAAGMTYITYSNICANLVRNCLKEPFKAESISREKVHFSLSKWADGKPQKPVLRSDAPQV is encoded by the exons ATGGCATCGACTGCGGCGGTTCCGTTCTGGAGAGCGGCGGGGATGACGTATATAACGTACTCGAACATCTGCGCGAATCTGGTCAGGAACTGTCTGAAAGAGCCCTTCAAGGCTGAATCGATTAGCCGCGAGAAGGTTCACTTCTCCCTCTCCAAATGGGCCGATGGAAAGCCCCAGAAACCag TTTTGCGGTCAGACGCACCTCAAGTTTGA